Proteins encoded by one window of Clostridiales bacterium:
- a CDS encoding rod shape-determining protein encodes MRNPNTTAKIGIDLGTASLLVYVEGEGIIFNEPSVIAFDYYTGEVLAVGNNAEKMIGRNHKGIKIVSPLQSGVISDMDAAKKLIELALKKAENTDIDITKSTCLICCPSEVTQIERDSMIQLAQKLGVPDVFIEEEVKAGGIGAGLDIYSSNGCMVIDMGGGTTDIGVLSLGDIVVSESIRIAGNYFDNEIINYVQYNHGLLIGKITAKRIKEVIGTLRAQLPEDKTTYANGRDVLTGLPRRIELKQSEIRDVLRPLFIQIANTVLKALQATPAELSADIIENGITLNGGCALIDGVDEFFNKQLGLEIKIAPNPLTAVVEGTKILFKNRGNYYVRPVD; translated from the coding sequence ATGAGAAACCCCAATACCACTGCCAAAATAGGTATTGACTTGGGTACGGCAAGTTTGCTTGTTTATGTTGAAGGCGAAGGAATAATATTCAACGAGCCTTCGGTAATCGCGTTTGATTACTATACAGGCGAAGTTCTTGCCGTGGGAAATAACGCTGAAAAAATGATAGGAAGAAACCACAAGGGCATTAAAATAGTCAGCCCCTTGCAATCCGGCGTTATTTCGGACATGGACGCGGCCAAAAAGCTCATTGAGCTGGCGCTCAAAAAGGCTGAAAATACGGACATAGACATAACCAAATCAACCTGCTTGATTTGCTGCCCTTCCGAAGTTACGCAAATAGAACGCGATTCTATGATCCAGCTTGCTCAAAAGTTGGGCGTTCCCGATGTGTTTATTGAGGAAGAAGTAAAGGCGGGCGGCATAGGCGCAGGATTGGATATTTACAGCTCCAACGGTTGCATGGTTATTGACATGGGCGGCGGCACTACGGATATAGGCGTGCTGTCCCTTGGCGATATAGTCGTCAGCGAATCAATCCGCATAGCCGGCAACTATTTTGATAATGAAATTATCAATTATGTCCAATATAACCATGGTTTGTTGATAGGCAAAATAACCGCAAAACGCATAAAAGAAGTTATCGGCACTTTGCGCGCTCAATTGCCCGAAGACAAGACCACATACGCAAACGGCAGAGACGTTTTGACCGGACTGCCCAGAAGAATTGAACTGAAACAATCCGAAATCAGAGATGTTTTAAGGCCGTTGTTCATCCAAATCGCCAATACGGTGCTTAAAGCTTTGCAAGCGACTCCGGCTGAGTTGTCAGCCGACATTATAGAAAACGGCATTACGCTCAACGGCGGTTGCGCTTTGATTGACGGAGTAGATGAATTCTTTAACAAGCAACTAGGTCTTGAAATCAAGATCGCGCCTAATCCATTGACCGCAGTTGTTGAAGGCACTAAAATCCTTTTCAAGAACAGAGGCAACTATTATGTAAGACCCGTTGACTAA
- a CDS encoding rod shape-determining protein, whose amino-acid sequence MSEGMGIGIDLGTANLLVYVEKKGIIFNEPSVVAFDYESGKIVAAGADAHQMIGKAHSKIVVIKPLRNGVISDMHAAKELLTYVLRKIENITEKQMSASTAVICCPSEVTKIERDVMIELAKTMGINDVFIEEEIKAAALGAGLDIFRAKGMMIVDIGGGSTDVGVLSFGDIVTSRTIRRAGNYIDAEIIKQIKKNQKVEIGELTAERCKMDLSDLRENAPVVVNRYAGRDIVVGIPKYVDVSTDDIREIILPTYEEIVKLIATVLKDTPPELSADIYLNGILLTGGGALIRGVEEFISSRIQVPVRVAHNPLTCVAEGAKYLLKNRGNYLVNPLQL is encoded by the coding sequence ATGTCAGAAGGTATGGGAATTGGAATTGACCTCGGCACTGCTAACTTATTAGTTTATGTGGAAAAGAAAGGTATAATATTTAACGAACCGTCCGTTGTGGCGTTTGACTATGAAAGCGGAAAGATTGTTGCCGCAGGCGCAGACGCTCATCAAATGATAGGAAAAGCTCATAGCAAAATTGTCGTTATTAAGCCCTTAAGAAACGGCGTTATCAGCGACATGCACGCGGCCAAAGAGCTTTTGACCTATGTTTTGAGAAAGATTGAAAACATAACCGAAAAACAAATGTCAGCTTCAACAGCCGTTATTTGTTGCCCTTCCGAAGTAACTAAGATTGAAAGAGATGTCATGATTGAATTGGCTAAGACCATGGGCATAAATGACGTGTTTATTGAAGAAGAAATCAAGGCTGCTGCGTTAGGCGCAGGACTTGACATCTTTAGGGCAAAAGGTATGATGATTGTAGATATAGGCGGCGGAAGCACGGACGTTGGCGTATTGTCTTTTGGCGATATAGTCACATCCCGCACAATAAGAAGAGCCGGAAACTATATTGACGCTGAAATTATCAAACAGATCAAAAAGAACCAAAAAGTCGAGATTGGCGAACTTACAGCCGAAAGATGCAAAATGGATTTGTCGGACTTGCGCGAGAACGCTCCCGTTGTCGTTAACCGTTATGCCGGTCGCGATATCGTCGTAGGTATCCCCAAATATGTTGACGTCTCAACAGACGACATAAGGGAAATTATATTGCCTACATACGAAGAAATTGTCAAGCTAATCGCAACGGTACTAAAAGATACGCCTCCGGAATTGTCTGCCGACATTTACCTCAACGGTATTTTGCTAACAGGCGGCGGCGCTTTGATAAGAGGCGTGGAAGAGTTTATAAGTTCAAGGATACAAGTACCCGTAAGAGTAGCTCACAATCCATTAACCTGTGTTGCTGAGGGCGCTAAATACTTGCTCAAAAACCGCGGCAACTATCTGGTTAATCCACTTCAATTATAA